A DNA window from Arachis hypogaea cultivar Tifrunner chromosome 18, arahy.Tifrunner.gnm2.J5K5, whole genome shotgun sequence contains the following coding sequences:
- the LOC112769563 gene encoding uncharacterized protein — translation MATIAEALSRLTISPFNNHNPPQASTSSGLPSQPQTNPKESINAITLKNGTKLDEVGLKPTSVNKEAHDEEIEEEVELNRGEKEDVEREEEDPLKVKEPKRKNPIEEPTPIPFPTVAKKAKKHDDFDPNMVEIFKNVEVTVPLFQAIQQVPKYAKFLKDVCTHKEKIGEQSKNPVNDSISFLIPEKYGDLGPCFVTCVIGGMEFMDCMCDLGACVSITSLPIYEKLNLSLLKQSRTRFVLADRSIILVVGIAENVLMSIQGLVFPVDFHILEIPPIDSDKPSSIFLGWPFLKTSKFKLNAFSGAYSFEAEGKMIEPKVGQEEEKVVKEPKSLEHTKAKHAEELEIFLLGVASSSDH, via the exons ATGGCAACCATTGCCGAAGCTTTATCCCGATTGACTATATCTCCTTTCAACAATCACAACCCCCCTCAAGCTTCTACCTCTAGCGGCCTACCCTCTCAACCTCAAACAAACCCCAAGGAGAGCATCAATGCTATAACCTTAAAGAATGGTACCAAATTAGATGAAGTTGGTCTCAAGCCTACAAGTGTAAATAAGGAAGCCCACGATGAAGAAATCGAAGAGGAGGTAGAATTGAATAGAGGTGAGAAGGAAGATGTTGAAAGAGAAGAGGAGGATCCATTAAAAGTCAAGGAGCCTAAAAGGAAAAATCCTATTGAGGAACCCACACCAATTCCTTTTCCAACGGTGGCTAAAAAGGCCAAGAAGCATGACGACTTTGATCCTAATAtggtggagattttcaagaatGTGGAGGTTACCGTCCCTCTTTTTCAAGCCATCCAACAAGTTCCAAAATATGCCAAATTCCTAAAGGATGTTTGCACTCACAAGGAGAAAATTGGTGAGCAAAGTAAGAATCCGGTAAATGACTCTATCTCCTTTCTTATTCCGGAGAAGTATGGTGATCTCGGTCCTTGTTTCGTGACTTGTGTGATTGGTGGAATGGAGTTCatggattgcatgtgtgatttgggagcttgTGTGAGTATTACGTCCCTCCCTATTTATGAAAAATTGAACTTGTCACTTTTGAAGCAGTCCAGGACAAGATTTGTGTTGGCGGACAGAAGTATTATTTTGGTTGTGGGGATTGCAGAGAATGTGTTGATGAGCATTCAAGGTTTGGTCTTTCCGGTGGATTTTCACATTTTGGAGATACCTCCAATTGATTCGGATAAGCCATCTTCCATCTTCCTTGGGTGGCCATTTTTGAAGACATCTAAGTTCAAGTTAAATGCATTTTCGGGAGCCTATTCGTTTGAAGCCGAAGGGAAG atgattgagcctAAGGTTggccaagaagaagaaaaggttgTCAAGGAGCCTAAGTCATTGGAGCACACAAAAGCTAAGCATGCTGAGGAGTTGGAGATTTTCCTCCTTGGGGTGGCTTCAAGTAGTGATCATTGA